One part of the Diadema setosum chromosome 6, eeDiaSeto1, whole genome shotgun sequence genome encodes these proteins:
- the LOC140229911 gene encoding Golgi-associated plant pathogenesis-related protein 1-like translates to MGGCMSRDGGMGGFRSKFRRDAVKAHNKYRAMHGAPALKLDNRLNKYAQDWADKCAKKAQLAHRTDHKYGENIHYAYDSTGIENITGEKASKAFYDEISRYNFSGGGGFSSGTGHFTQLVWKKSRRVGIGVAVNPKNRNQVFSVFNYEPAGNVQGQYKENVLPKKK, encoded by the exons GTTTCCGATCGAAATTCAGGAGAGATGCTGTGAAGGCACATAACAAATACCGCGCGATGCACGGAGCGCCCGCTCTCAAGCTCGACAACAGACTGAACAAGTACGCGCAGGACTGGGCGGACAAGTGCGCGAAGAAGGCGCAATTGGCGCATCGGACTGATCACAAGTACGGGGAAAACATCCACTACGCATACGACTCCACGGGGATCGAAAATATCACAG GCGAAAAGGCTTCTAAAGCTTTCTACGATGAAATCAGCCGTTACAACTTCTCCGGAGGCGGTGGATTCTCGTCTGGAACTG GTCACTTCACTCAGCTTGTTTGGAAGAAGAGCCGAAGGGTGGGGATCGGTGTGGCAGTCAACCCCAAGAACAGAAACCAGGTGTTCTCCGTGTTTAACTACGAACCGGCGGGGAACGTTCAGGGTCAGTACAAGGAGAACGTGCTTCCGAAGAAAAAGTAG